In Pyricularia oryzae 70-15 chromosome 2, whole genome shotgun sequence, one genomic interval encodes:
- a CDS encoding GTP-binding protein ypt3 produces MPSLEAKIVVVGSQGVGKTSLLMRYVKGSFNPSQVTSTVGASFLAKRVVADDDTVVRLQIWDTAGQERFRSISKLYYRGANACILCYSITDANSFAEMGMWLRELRRNLPADIVLHVVGTKADIVARDPSRREVPFERCIAYVAEHLAPGQTSTPPPTATPLLPTPISNGTSTPAGMAAHSTSPPFIHGGEPRSPSSKRSSGFWGMEVGWDACHEISAESGEGVEEVFRVVTRKLVEQNRKMQQALLAATATPGMTPAGDALMSGGYYDGGADHYGAGGPMSGGGPGGSAVAGYFDGMNPRGSFRVGRDRRSWLFSPAIQIEQGGAPQGGEQGAEEPDGSRRSRCC; encoded by the exons ATGCCGTCACTCGAGGCAAAGATTGTGGTGGTTGGCAGCCAAGGTGTGGGCAAGACGTCGCTGCTGATGCGCTACGTCAAAGGCTCGTTCAATCCATCACAGGTCACCTCCACGGTCGGCGCCAGCTTCCTGGCCAAAAGAGTTGTGGCCGACGATGACACGGTTGTGAGGTTGCAGATTTGGGACACAG CCGGCCAGGAACGCTTCCGATCCATATCGAAACTGTACTACCGGGGCGCCAACGCATGCATACTGTGCTACAGCATAACAGATGCCAATTCATTTGCCGAGATGGGCATGTGGCTGCGCGAGCTGCGGCGCAACCTACCCGCAGATATCGTGCTGCACGTCGTCGGCACCAAGGCCGATATAGTCGCCCGTGATCCTTCCCGGCGGGAGGTACCCTTCGAGCGCTGCATAGCATACGTCGCCGAGCATTTGGCTCCAGGTCAGACTAGCACACCTCCGCCTACTGCAACGCCGCTTCTTCCGACCCCGATTTCAAACGGCACCAGCACGCCCGCAGGGATGGCAGCACACTCGACGTCTCCCCCTTTTATACACGGCGGCGAGCCTCGCAGCCCGAGCTCGAAGCGCAGCAGCGGCTTCTGGGGCATGGAGGTTGGCTGGGATGCCTGTCACGAGATCTCTGCCGAGAGCGGCGAGGGCGTCGAGGAGGTCTTCCGCGTGGTGACGCGCAAGCTGGTCGAGCAGAACCGCAAAATGCAGCAGGCTCTCTTGGCCGCGACCGCGACGCCCGGCATGACTCCGGCGGGCGACGCCCTGATGAGCGGAGGCTATTATGACGGAGGCGCTGATCATTACGGCGCCGGTGGTCCGATGTCAGGcggcggccccggaggaTCCGCGGTCGCCGGTTACTTTGACGGGATGAACCCAAGAGGCAGTTTCCGCGTCGGCCGCGACAGGCGGTCCTGGCTCTTCTCTCCCGCCATCCAAATCGAGCAGGGAGGAGCACCGCAAGGCGGGGAACAAGGTGCAGAAGAACCTGATGGCTCGAGGCGGAGCAGATGCTGCTGA
- a CDS encoding deoxyhypusine hydroxylase: protein MSPAADVHEPVSTDPTILALRKTLCSEDSQLALRFRSLFSLKHLATHSNDAASAQAAIDAIAAGFASPSALLKHELAYCLGQTGKPAAEPYLKNVLENLNEDPMCRHEAAEALGALGNASSLNVLRRFRDRPGEEVVVTETCEIAIDRIEWENSEERKKEKLKQSDFISVDPAPPMPEQDRSVEELGKTLMDTSLPLFLRYRAMFALRDLASPPDLPTAVPAILALARGLTQDKSALFRHEIAFVFGQLSHPASIPALTESLSNLEEASMVRHEAAEALGGLGDEAGVEDTLKKFLNDKEKVVRESCIVALDMAEYEKSGETEYALIPDVTSAAA from the exons ATGTCTCCGGCGGCAGATGTCCACGAGCCGGTCTCAACAGACCCCACCATTCTCGCATTGCGCAAGACGTTGTGCTCCGAAGATAGTCAACTAGCCCTTAGATTTCGTTCCCTTTTCTCGCTCAAGCACCTGGCCACTCACTCAAACGATGCCGCATCAGCACAGGCAGCCATCGATGCTATCGCTGCGGGATTCGCGTCACCATCGGCACTGTTGAAGCACGAGCTGGCATACTGCCTTGGACAAACGGGGAAGCCTGCCGCCGAGCCTTACCTGAAGAACGTTCTTGAGAACCTGAACGAGGACCCCATGTGCCGTCACGAAGCTGCCGAGGCTCTAGGAGCGCTTGGAAACGCATCTAGCTTGAACGTTCTGCGTAGGTTCCGAGACCGTCCCGGCGAGGAGGTCGTTGTCACAGAGACCTGCGAGATTGCGATAGATAGGATAGAGTGGGAAAACTCGGAGGAGCGCAAGAAGGAGAAGCTAAAGCAGAG TGATTTCATCTCGGTCGACCCGGCACCACCGATGCCCGAGCAGGACAGGAGTGTGGAAGAACTAGGCAAGACGCTTATGGACACATCCCTTCCTCTCTTCCTCCGATACCGAGCAATGTTTGCACTTCGAGACTTGGCATCGCCACCGGATCTGCCAACTGCCGTTCCTGCGATCTTGGCTCTTGCCCGTGGCCTGACCCAGGACAAGTCTGCCTTGTTCCGCCACGAGATCGCCTTTGTCTTTGGTCAACTGTCCCACCCCGCATCTATTCCTGCTCTTACTGAGTCGTTGAGTAACCTCGAAGAGGCGAGCATGGTGAGGCACGAAGCTGCAGAGGCTCTGGGTGGTCTCGGCGACGAAGCCGGCGTCGAGGACACCCTCAAGAAGTTCCTTAATGACAAGGAAAAGGTCGTGAGGGAGAGCtgcattgtggcgctggacATGGCCGAGTATGAAAAGAGCGGCGAGACAGAATACGCTCTCATCCCGGATGTAACCAGCGCGGCGGCATAG